CTTAAGAATTCAACTAAACCAGAAATTGGGTAAGTTGTCTAAGGTATTATAATTCTGAATCTAACTTTAACCTAATAATCCACGTTCTGTCTCCTCTAATCCTCCGAATCATTGGCGGAACAATCCTCTCTCCTTACACCTTCGCCAAGAAGGATTTCTCAGAAAACATACACATATAGTTCAAGCAAAAAACACAGGTAGAGAAGcatttacagcaagtagaacaagtagcggataagcagaattaaacagttaagcaaaccaaaacaatgcacactcaagcaaacaaacaaatgcatatgatgtatgcctgtcctatggctgatgagtctcatctgtcggttatacagccaacccgacaagtcctggtagttaaccattggacagtccctctgtgcgcgcatccccaagctcaataatattccatggagtcaaaccccaagctcaaatataatattccatggagtcacactccaagctcaataatattccatggagttacactccaagctcaataatatagtattccatggagttaaactccaagctcaataatattcaatattcatatttatatgcatgcacatgggggaatccggggagttaaagtgcccggtcacatcttgcgacagagggtcaacaaatagtctcaaatacacaagccacataataatctctttctttttaaaataccacctcaaatcaaattccaattcttaaagaaattttGGCATTATCTCCTCTAAGACTTAAATTtctgccacccttcaagggtcccaactatcaaaccaaacacctctcagtcactcaaatcatttccagtaacaaattatttcataatcaaacaaataccaatattaaatctttttccaaaccGACCAACTTCAACAGCAAATTATTGACAACAGCTAAACCTCACATTTTATACCATATACACAAACCATCAATTATTCACTCAGttcattcctatcttaaggtcttctagcctaagttttcacgtgacattaaatattaactacgagaaaccaaaaccataccttcgtacggaatcaaaatattcaaaactCCGGAGAAGCTATCTGACTGAGCtatcgaagaagaaaatgtcCAGTATCGTCTATGTCTCCTAAAACTCCCGTTGGTCAAACCCAAAAGAAAGAGAAACTACGTCACTGTCAACTTctactaattaaaaattatgcCAACGTGTAGAGGAGGAGGTTACGAATACTCttaccggattagattttttattggagttacgaATTTCAAGAAATTGAAGCCGGAAGTTCCGAAGGATTTACGTTCTCTTCGGTCTTCTCTCTCcgtgttctttcttttttttcctctcGCATACGTTAAtgatatatatatgattaataCAAATACGCCGCCTTagctttatttatattttatatacacTTTATGAAAGGAAATTATAATAATAGGTTATACTTATATAGAAGGAAGCTAAGAAcgaattataataatataatattatattacaaAACTTATATCTATGAAAGTGACCGAGTACtctttctttatatatattaacGTAACTTATAATGTTACAATATCTAATTGTGTAACTTATAATATTATAAAGTTTCCTTAGTAGAACTAGCAATGAATAACGCTagctataataataataataataataataataataataataataataataatttatatataaagttAATAATATATGCGTTATTAATCTAAATGACATTAGTAACTTAAGAGTGAAAGATATTTAGTGAAACATTAACAAAGCTAAGTtcgataataatattattaactaaactctatttttaaattaaaatatcaattactcaaattaaaatatagatataagttttatttcttataaataactaaaattatagttttaattatgtaaaatatttcatcataaaatatttatatatataagaatatgaatttgattgaattcaaatagttataaaattagttcaattactgatgataaaataatttctaaaggtaaaaaaaaaactccaatttatgaaataaattataacttatttatatttatatttttaaaactgaaGGTCGCTACATTCTATCcaccttacaaaaatttttgccctcgaaaattgatataaaatgGAAAAGATTCATACTAATGTAACTGCCCTTCTTAAACATGtcaaagaaaaacagaaagatttGACATGTTTAATTTGCAAATTCAGGATATTCTTATGGCTTAAAAGTCTACGCAAAGCGGAATAAACAAGATAAACTCGATGCAAAAAGGTTATAAGGCAGGTTGGTATTGGAACGACGGGTTTATCGCTTCTAATACTCGCTTCATCTAGCTCCCAGGTTCTGCTGATTCTAATGGTGTCACCTTTCGTAATTCAATCGAAACTGGTTCAGCCTCTGACACTAAATCTATCACAACTTACTCTTTCTCTTGACACATAACCGATTATCAATTACGGGTTCAACCTATGTCATGTCTCTTCCTCATAACTTACCATCTCCGGGTTTCAGGTAACTGTCCCGCATAACTCTCAACATTTCCGGTTCTTTATGTATAACTTAAGTTGTATACTCAAAATAATTCAACCCACTACTGCTGCGCCactcttattattattctcCAAGAATTTAGTCACTTTTCTAGGCTGACCAACTATCGTTCTGTCTCACCATTCAGAGGTTTTTAGTCGATCGCTCAATTGAAAATCACAAGGCTCACAACTCGGTAATGTACTACAATGAATGCTACGTGCTATTTACTACGCAAGGCAGTCGGAAATTTCGATTATCAGTGCGTGATTACCTCTAATCGGAGTATCTGCGGTTCCAGCACCATCCGCTGTCATAGTGAACACGCGTCCTTGATGTTGTGCCTTTCCAGCTTcttgattctttttcttttctggaCAATTCCAAGACAAATGCCCAGCTTCACCACAGTAATAGCATACACCTAAACCAGCCCTGCACGGAGCATTCGGGTGGTACTTTCCACACCTCCTACAAGTTAAATCATTTGGTGGGGTCTGagcttgctttcctttgcctcTTCCCTGACTGTTATTATTACTGAATCTCTGGAAGTTATTCTGACCCAAATGTGGTTGTGGGGTGTAACTGCCTCGCTTAAAATCTTGTCTTCTAGGGGCGAAGTTCCTTTCCTGATCTCTCCTAACAAAAATTCGCTGGTCACTCTTATCTGATGTCGCCTTTCTCAGACAATCCTCAGCAACTCTACTTTTGTTTACCAGTTTTGAAAACACTCTGATCTCCATTGGTGCAACGAAGCTCAAAATATCACTTCGAAGACCtccctcatacttaatacaTTTCCACTCAGCAAAATCATCAGGCGCACCTTGACAAATACGAGAAAAGCGACATAACTCCTCAAACCTGCTAGTATACTCAGTAACAGTCATCTGTCCCTGCTTTAACTGCATCAATTCAAGTTCTTTGGCATTTTTGGCTGAATTAGGAAAGtatttcttatagaactctGTTCGGAAAACCTCCCAAGGAATCACAGTGCCATCTGGCTGCAGGATACGTCGTGTCCCCTGCCACCAGTGCTGAGCCTCACCCTGCAGCTGATAAGTTCCAAACTCAACCCATTGCTCCTCAGGAACCTGCTGAGCTTGCAGTGCTCGTTCCATAGCTTGAATCCAATTATCTGCATCTGTGGGATTTGAGGTTCCCCTAAAGGTCGGAGGGTGAACTTTCAGAAATGTAGCAAGTGTCATGGGACCGTCCTCATCATTATTGTTTCCGTGATTACCCTGGTTTATCTGATTACCCAGTGCCTCGGCTGTCGCCTGCATAGCCGCAGCCATATTTTCCAGGGCAGCCATGAAGTCTACTGGATCATTCCCTGCCAGGCCAGGAGTAACAGTGCCTATCCTACCTCTACCTCGGCCGCGACCGCGTCCGTGAGTCGACATCTGGTCCCTTCACACACTAAACaagtgatattaagttgatcagtctcaatatcgcaagTCTAATGCTTCAagttccaaatgcatgctcatgaacgtttatgccacatatatcaatcagatatcctaatagcacataCACACACCCAGAGTATGCCcagaagcataatcagtccattactcaggctctataggaacgaactgctctgataccataatgtaacaccctaccacacagggccttacgcttaagtcgtaaagcagaggtggcaaggtattacgacctctaaaagaaaaTGATATCTACATAGATGTAGTTGGGTGAAATCAtatctaggagccttgaagaacaagctaaacaaattaataaacagaaaatcgtGACACACTCGCATGGATATTCGTAAAACGGATAGGTAAAAGCGAAAGATAACtgaacacatatatatacatatcagaGTTCCAAAACTTAGATAGCAAGCTCCAGACTCGACCTGTGAAGCTAAGGCCGACCAGAGTAcataattatgtatatatacaacccaaaataaaactcaaaccacaaaataaacccctgtatctccaagtcgacctctaggagggacaaaacacaaaatatacatgcggagattctataaacatatatacatagcctaaaacaaaatatgacAGCCCAAAAGACAGTTCTTCGCTCGTAAGGAGGATACCCAAACGCTCAACGAGGTGTCTCTCGACCTACATCTGAAAAATAATAACatagtatgggatgagaaccg
The genomic region above belongs to Arachis stenosperma cultivar V10309 chromosome 5, arast.V10309.gnm1.PFL2, whole genome shotgun sequence and contains:
- the LOC130981118 gene encoding uncharacterized protein LOC130981118, translated to MSTHGRGRGRGRGRIGTVTPGLAGNDPVDFMAALENMAAAMQATAEALGNQINQGNHGNNNDEDGPMTLATFLKVHPPTFRGTSNPTDADNWIQAMERALQAQQVPEEQWVEFGTYQLQGEAQHWWQGTRRILQPDGTVIPWEVFRTEFYKKYFPNSAKNAKELELMQLKQGQMTVTEYTSRFEELCRFSRICQGAPDDFAEWKCIKYEGGLRSDILSFVAPMEIRVFSKLVNKSRVAEDCLRKATSDKSDQRIFVRRDQERNFAPRRQDFKRGSYTPQPHLGQNNFQRFSNNNSQGRGKGKQAQTPPNDLTCRRCGKYHPNAPCRAGLGVCYYCGEAGHLSWNCPEKKKNQEAGKAQHQGRVFTMTADGAGTADTPIRGNHALIIEISDCLA